The proteins below come from a single Bryobacter aggregatus MPL3 genomic window:
- a CDS encoding metallopeptidase TldD-related protein has protein sequence MRSLPLFAVLLIPDSLRAQPKAVQILDEEMNRNFAQLKKADPPAYFLSYEMQEQEAQSVTATLGTLQGSNASQSRNVDISVRVGDAKLDNYRQIRGDRPQFAGAVSLPLDDEANALRRRLWLETDRVYRAGAQRLINIKTNQQMKLEGDDKSGDFSPVPVVVKYETVGPLKFDTRLWQERARKWSQYFADKPEVLASSVVVVGQRELKTFVNTDGTKLQYGRLFARIIISARGKAGDGMNLSASETFEAEDPSRLPDEKLVQQAVEKVHKKLAALLKAPLAEPFTGPAILSGKAAGVFFHEIFGHRIEGHRQKDETEGQTFTKMVGQKILPDFLSVKMDPTLHQLAGVDLYGWYDYDDEGVKARPVSVVKSGILENFLMSRSPINGFPESNGHGRKQLGAEVVSRQSNLVVESSKSVTNAALRNELIAEIKKQNKPYGLYFEEVSSGFTVTSRRGLQGFQVAPVMVYKVFADGRPDQLIRGSDIVGTPLTSFAKIAMTSNDTTVFNGYCGAESGQVPVSASAPALLVTEIEVSLRERSQERPPFLERPKASTISGVL, from the coding sequence TTGCGATCCCTCCCGCTCTTTGCAGTTCTCCTGATTCCCGACTCCCTGCGAGCACAGCCGAAGGCGGTACAGATTCTCGATGAAGAGATGAATCGCAACTTCGCACAGTTGAAAAAAGCCGATCCACCGGCCTACTTCCTCTCTTATGAAATGCAGGAGCAAGAGGCGCAGTCTGTTACAGCTACGCTTGGAACGCTGCAAGGATCGAATGCGAGCCAATCGCGAAATGTCGACATTTCGGTGCGTGTCGGAGACGCCAAGCTCGATAACTACCGGCAGATTCGTGGCGATCGTCCGCAGTTTGCGGGAGCGGTCTCGCTGCCGCTTGACGATGAAGCAAACGCTTTGCGCCGCCGCTTGTGGCTGGAGACCGACCGGGTATACCGTGCCGGGGCACAGCGCCTGATCAATATCAAAACCAATCAGCAGATGAAGTTGGAAGGCGATGACAAGTCTGGGGACTTCTCGCCGGTACCTGTTGTTGTGAAGTATGAAACGGTGGGACCGCTGAAGTTTGACACCCGGCTTTGGCAGGAACGTGCTCGCAAGTGGAGCCAGTATTTTGCGGATAAGCCGGAAGTTCTTGCGAGTTCTGTTGTGGTGGTAGGGCAGCGGGAACTGAAGACTTTTGTCAATACAGATGGAACGAAGCTGCAGTACGGCCGCCTGTTTGCGCGCATCATTATCAGTGCCCGCGGGAAGGCTGGCGATGGGATGAACCTTTCGGCGAGTGAGACGTTTGAGGCGGAAGATCCGAGCCGTCTGCCGGATGAGAAGCTTGTGCAGCAGGCGGTGGAGAAGGTGCATAAGAAGTTGGCTGCTTTGTTGAAGGCGCCTTTAGCGGAGCCTTTCACAGGACCGGCGATTCTGTCCGGCAAAGCAGCTGGCGTTTTCTTCCACGAGATTTTCGGACATCGCATTGAAGGACACCGCCAGAAGGATGAGACTGAAGGGCAGACCTTCACGAAGATGGTTGGGCAGAAGATTCTGCCGGACTTCCTGAGCGTGAAGATGGACCCGACGCTGCATCAATTGGCGGGGGTCGATTTGTACGGTTGGTATGACTATGACGACGAAGGCGTGAAGGCCCGGCCAGTGAGTGTGGTGAAGAGCGGGATTCTCGAAAACTTCCTGATGTCGCGCTCGCCGATCAATGGCTTCCCGGAATCGAATGGACATGGACGGAAGCAACTGGGCGCAGAGGTCGTATCGCGGCAATCGAATCTGGTGGTGGAAAGTTCGAAGTCTGTGACAAACGCGGCGTTGCGCAATGAACTGATTGCGGAGATCAAGAAGCAGAACAAGCCTTATGGTTTGTACTTCGAGGAGGTTTCGAGCGGTTTCACCGTGACGAGCCGCCGCGGGCTGCAGGGTTTTCAGGTGGCGCCGGTGATGGTGTATAAAGTCTTCGCCGATGGCAGGCCGGATCAGTTGATTCGGGGTTCGGATATCGTGGGTACGCCGCTGACGAGCTTTGCGAAGATTGCGATGACGTCGAATGACACGACGGTATTCAATGGATATTGTGGCGCTGAGTCTGGGCAGGTGCCGGTGTCGGCGTCCGCGCCGGCGCTGCTGGTGACGGAGATAGAGGTGTCACTCCGGGAGCGTTCGCAAGAGCGGCCGCCCTTTCTGGAGCGGCCGAAGGCTTCGACGATTTCGGGGGTGCTCTAA
- a CDS encoding metallopeptidase TldD-related protein has protein sequence MTNAPVGESYSGPVLFEAEAAAQMFADIIGSQAGAFRKPVGEPSRPLNISPGEFDGRLNSRVLPSSFTVVDDPTQKEYKGKPLLGSFSADLEGVKPVPVVLVEKGNLKGYLSTRIPTRDSKGSNGHARLPGSFGGYLASSSNLFVKSEEAVSPAELRTKFLDMLKQRSKPYGMLIRKMDFPSTASFDELRQQLSGASGRPAPIPLLAYRVYPDGREELVRGLRFRGLNLRALKDIVAAGSDEVQFDFLGNAAPFAVVGGGNYIFGCSTIAPSVLFEDLELERPQVELPKLPVVPPPALTA, from the coding sequence ATGACGAATGCACCGGTGGGAGAATCGTACTCTGGCCCGGTCCTGTTTGAAGCGGAAGCCGCAGCGCAGATGTTTGCGGACATTATTGGGTCGCAAGCGGGTGCGTTTCGAAAGCCCGTTGGCGAGCCAAGCCGGCCGCTCAATATTTCGCCTGGCGAATTTGATGGCCGTCTGAACTCGCGGGTGTTGCCGTCGTCCTTTACGGTGGTGGATGATCCGACGCAGAAAGAGTACAAGGGCAAGCCCTTACTCGGATCTTTTTCCGCGGACCTGGAGGGCGTAAAACCCGTGCCGGTGGTCCTGGTGGAGAAGGGAAATTTGAAGGGTTATCTGTCGACCCGCATTCCGACCCGGGATTCCAAAGGGTCGAATGGGCATGCGCGTCTCCCCGGTTCCTTCGGCGGCTATCTGGCATCGTCCAGCAATCTTTTTGTGAAGAGCGAGGAGGCGGTCTCGCCTGCCGAGTTGCGGACCAAGTTTCTGGACATGCTGAAGCAGCGGAGCAAACCCTATGGGATGCTGATCCGGAAGATGGATTTCCCCTCGACGGCATCCTTCGATGAGTTGCGGCAACAACTGAGTGGGGCGAGTGGCCGGCCGGCTCCCATCCCGCTGCTTGCTTACCGGGTCTATCCCGATGGCCGTGAGGAGTTGGTGCGCGGCCTGCGATTCCGTGGATTGAATCTGCGCGCGTTGAAAGATATTGTGGCTGCGGGAAGCGACGAGGTGCAGTTCGACTTCTTGGGGAACGCCGCGCCATTTGCAGTGGTGGGCGGTGGGAATTACATCTTTGGTTGTTCCACCATTGCGCCGAGCGTGTTGTTTGAGGATCTCGAACTGGAGCGTCCGCAAGTGGAATTGCCGAAGCTGCCTGTGGTGCCGCCTCCCGCATTGACGGCCTGA
- a CDS encoding LptF/LptG family permease → MKILSRAIFREITSSAMLGVLLFTFVLFLYRLGSGKLFELVLRNSTDWQTAVYLFVLVVPPTSPFTIPVGVLVGVLIGLSRMSSDNEITALRATGSPARRVLSPVLMFGLIGFILTAISTMWLTPWSYRETTRLMNRALAAQVTAEIQPRVFEEGFPNTILYVGDVIAGPTVKWRKIFMADIRTAAQRNSTGRELSDEPKILLAEEALAVSDVKNNRIQLSMKNETSYEIGKDGTQDSRNYAPSFELGLQAKEPNEYRRSNNFLEMDTVPLYRFVKTHPRAETVDARLELNQRIALPLACLLLALAGVPLGVSRRKSGKSTAFVVSVMLALLYYTSMISLQQMARRGTLSAELATWGPNLIFVLLSIVLLARLERPGDVDFVGVLQSSFERVWTRLRSRKGTSSPERSAVLALESGFYRVVRVPGIPMVSMIMDAYVLRAFVFYLFLLLFSFVMMTEVFTFFELLGDIIRNNISSAKISAYLFFLAPKLIYDMTPVSILVAVLATFGVLSKSNEVTAFKASGVSLHRLALPVVLASLVFSAALFAFDYYYVPEANRKQDALRNEIKGKAAQTYVQPDRKFIFGEGCRIFYYKFLDPVQKVMANPRVYELDCNSYRMTRMIAAERARWEPRLKRWVFQSGYRRDYAGYGVKEFDPFPDSTRTFSELTETPDYFLQELIQDKQMNFHQLSSYVQTLQQSGLDTTRLQVQFHKKFAVPLSAFVMALLSVPFAFLTGNRGAMAGVGVSLAIAIAYWSVASIIEQVGNVGQLPAALAAWSPNALFSLVGVWLLVRLRT, encoded by the coding sequence TTGAAGATTCTATCGAGAGCGATCTTTCGTGAGATCACCTCGAGCGCCATGCTCGGGGTGTTGCTCTTTACTTTTGTTCTGTTCCTGTATCGTCTGGGCAGCGGCAAGTTGTTTGAGTTAGTGCTACGGAATTCTACGGACTGGCAGACGGCTGTGTATCTGTTTGTCCTGGTGGTGCCACCAACTTCGCCGTTCACGATTCCTGTGGGTGTTCTGGTGGGGGTCCTGATCGGACTCAGCCGGATGTCGAGCGATAACGAAATCACCGCACTGCGAGCCACTGGCTCGCCCGCCCGGCGGGTGCTTTCTCCGGTGCTGATGTTCGGGCTGATCGGGTTTATTCTCACTGCGATCTCGACGATGTGGTTGACACCCTGGTCCTATCGCGAGACGACCCGGCTGATGAATCGTGCGCTTGCCGCACAGGTGACCGCAGAGATCCAGCCACGTGTTTTTGAGGAGGGTTTCCCCAACACGATTCTGTATGTGGGCGACGTGATCGCCGGGCCAACCGTGAAGTGGCGCAAAATCTTCATGGCGGACATTCGTACCGCGGCGCAGAGGAATTCGACGGGACGCGAGTTATCGGACGAACCGAAGATTTTGCTGGCGGAAGAAGCCCTGGCCGTCTCGGATGTGAAGAATAATCGCATCCAGCTCTCGATGAAGAATGAGACTTCCTACGAGATCGGCAAGGATGGGACTCAGGATTCGCGCAACTATGCGCCTTCGTTTGAACTTGGGTTGCAGGCGAAGGAACCGAATGAGTACCGGCGCTCCAATAACTTCCTCGAAATGGACACGGTGCCGCTGTACCGCTTTGTGAAGACGCATCCGCGGGCGGAGACAGTGGACGCGCGGCTTGAGTTGAATCAGCGGATCGCGCTCCCGCTCGCCTGTCTGTTGTTGGCTTTGGCTGGGGTGCCGCTTGGGGTATCGCGCCGCAAGTCAGGCAAGAGTACTGCCTTTGTCGTCTCGGTGATGTTGGCCCTGCTGTATTACACCAGCATGATCAGTTTGCAGCAGATGGCCCGGCGAGGAACGCTCTCGGCGGAACTGGCGACCTGGGGACCGAACCTGATTTTCGTGCTGCTCTCGATTGTCTTATTGGCCAGACTGGAGCGACCTGGCGATGTTGATTTTGTGGGCGTTCTTCAGTCGAGCTTTGAGCGTGTGTGGACCCGGCTGAGGAGCCGGAAGGGGACGAGCAGTCCAGAGAGGTCGGCTGTTCTAGCGTTGGAGAGCGGGTTTTACCGGGTGGTCCGCGTGCCGGGGATTCCGATGGTGAGCATGATCATGGATGCCTATGTGCTGCGGGCGTTTGTGTTCTACCTCTTCTTGTTGCTCTTTAGCTTTGTGATGATGACGGAAGTCTTCACCTTCTTTGAGCTTTTGGGGGACATCATCCGCAACAATATCAGCAGCGCGAAGATCTCGGCCTATCTGTTTTTCCTGGCGCCGAAGCTGATTTATGACATGACGCCGGTGAGTATTCTGGTGGCCGTTCTGGCGACCTTTGGTGTCTTGTCTAAATCCAATGAGGTGACGGCGTTTAAGGCGAGTGGCGTGAGTCTGCACCGCTTGGCCCTGCCGGTGGTGCTGGCGAGCCTTGTGTTTAGTGCAGCCTTATTTGCGTTCGACTACTACTATGTCCCCGAGGCGAATCGTAAGCAGGATGCATTGCGCAATGAGATCAAGGGCAAGGCGGCGCAGACTTATGTGCAGCCGGATCGCAAGTTTATCTTCGGCGAAGGATGCCGCATTTTCTATTACAAGTTCCTCGATCCTGTCCAGAAGGTGATGGCCAATCCTCGCGTCTATGAACTCGACTGCAACAGCTACCGGATGACGCGGATGATTGCTGCGGAACGCGCTCGCTGGGAACCCAGATTGAAGCGCTGGGTCTTTCAGAGTGGATATCGACGGGATTATGCCGGCTACGGGGTGAAGGAGTTCGATCCGTTTCCGGATTCGACACGGACTTTTTCAGAGTTGACAGAGACTCCGGATTATTTCCTCCAGGAATTGATCCAGGACAAGCAGATGAACTTCCATCAGTTGTCGAGTTATGTGCAAACACTGCAGCAGAGTGGATTGGACACGACGAGATTGCAGGTCCAGTTCCATAAGAAGTTTGCGGTGCCGCTGTCCGCTTTTGTGATGGCACTGTTGAGTGTGCCTTTTGCGTTCCTTACAGGGAATCGTGGGGCGATGGCGGGAGTAGGCGTGAGCCTGGCAATTGCGATTGCATATTGGAGTGTGGCTTCGATTATTGAACAGGTGGGGAATGTCGGGCAATTGCCGGCGGCACTCGCGGCCTGGAGTCCAAACGCGCTATTCTCGCTGGTTGGCGTTTGGTTGTTGGTTAGACTTCGTACTTAG
- a CDS encoding AAA family ATPase: MGKASTFIVTVSGLIGSGKTSVCRELSSLTGWRVVSAGTILRKMAEDRGVSLIELNQIAKHDDSIDKFIDAQLIALGDSAEPLIVDSRLAWHFIPSAYKVHLVVDPVIAGERVFGAARSDESYATAEEAYRANAQRQAIENDRFEHHYNIHCDDWNNYSLILDSSTLTPGKLAAIMLEAVQAPDQMPRCLLSERLVQPHENEERVFGLFARALPESAVSESHG; this comes from the coding sequence ATGGGCAAAGCCTCTACATTTATCGTTACGGTTTCGGGTTTGATTGGCAGCGGCAAGACCAGTGTCTGCCGCGAGCTTTCGTCTTTGACGGGCTGGAGAGTGGTGTCGGCTGGCACCATTTTGCGCAAGATGGCGGAAGACCGTGGCGTGTCGTTGATTGAACTGAATCAGATTGCCAAGCACGATGACTCGATCGATAAGTTTATTGACGCGCAGTTGATTGCGCTTGGAGATTCGGCGGAGCCGCTGATTGTGGATTCCCGTCTGGCTTGGCACTTTATTCCGTCTGCGTATAAGGTTCATCTGGTGGTGGATCCTGTGATCGCGGGGGAACGTGTTTTTGGTGCGGCGCGGAGCGACGAGAGCTATGCAACAGCAGAAGAAGCTTATCGCGCCAATGCGCAGCGTCAAGCAATCGAAAACGATCGCTTTGAACATCACTACAACATCCATTGTGATGATTGGAATAACTATAGCCTGATCCTCGACTCGTCTACGCTGACGCCTGGAAAGCTTGCGGCGATCATGCTGGAAGCGGTGCAGGCGCCTGATCAGATGCCACGTTGTTTACTTTCGGAACGGCTGGTGCAGCCCCACGAGAATGAAGAGCGAGTATTTGGTCTCTTTGCGCGCGCACTGCCGGAATCGGCAGTTTCTGAATCGCACGGGTGA
- a CDS encoding IS5 family transposase yields MRGTDQQQRTLISYVNLEDRIAEDHPLRKVRQLVDGLLKSMDGEFEQMYSRVGRPSIPPERQLRALLLQIFYSVRSERLLMEQLDYNLLFRWFIGLEIDEPVWNHAVFSKNRERLLNEEVAQKFFSRVNELASGFMSDEHFTVDGTLIEAWAGQKRFQRKDGEGPKDGKQFHGEKRSNETHESKTDPDARLYKKGNGQEAKLSYLGHIVIENRNGLIREVMSTQADGHGEADAALLMAAKIARPGKRITLGADKAYDRKDFVKTVRELGVTPHVAQNNKNRRSAIDQRTTRHEGYRMSLSKRWLVEKAFGWMKQTGGLKKIKLRGIDKVGWLVTYTAAAYNLLRVKTLQEQCA; encoded by the coding sequence ATGCGCGGAACCGACCAGCAACAAAGAACCCTGATCAGCTACGTGAACCTTGAAGATCGGATCGCAGAGGACCATCCACTGAGGAAAGTACGGCAACTGGTAGACGGGTTGCTCAAGAGCATGGATGGAGAGTTTGAGCAGATGTATTCGCGAGTGGGGCGTCCTTCGATTCCGCCCGAGCGTCAGCTCAGAGCGTTGTTGTTGCAAATCTTCTACTCGGTGCGCAGCGAGCGCTTGCTAATGGAGCAGTTGGACTACAACCTGTTGTTCCGTTGGTTCATTGGGCTTGAGATCGATGAGCCGGTTTGGAACCACGCCGTATTCAGCAAGAACCGGGAGCGGCTGTTGAATGAAGAGGTCGCGCAGAAGTTCTTTAGCCGGGTCAATGAGTTGGCCTCTGGATTCATGTCCGATGAGCACTTCACGGTGGATGGAACGCTGATCGAAGCCTGGGCAGGACAGAAGAGATTTCAACGAAAAGATGGCGAAGGCCCCAAAGATGGCAAGCAGTTCCACGGCGAGAAGCGCAGCAATGAAACGCACGAGTCCAAGACAGATCCAGATGCCCGCTTGTACAAGAAGGGGAATGGGCAGGAAGCCAAGCTCAGCTACCTCGGCCACATTGTGATCGAGAACCGCAATGGTTTGATCCGTGAGGTGATGAGCACGCAAGCCGATGGTCATGGCGAAGCCGATGCCGCCTTATTGATGGCGGCCAAAATAGCGCGGCCCGGCAAACGCATAACGCTGGGGGCCGACAAAGCTTATGACCGCAAGGACTTTGTCAAAACAGTGCGCGAGTTGGGAGTGACCCCACATGTGGCGCAGAACAACAAGAATCGCAGAAGCGCCATTGATCAGCGTACGACAAGGCATGAAGGGTATCGCATGAGCCTCAGCAAGAGGTGGCTTGTAGAGAAGGCCTTCGGATGGATGAAGCAAACGGGCGGACTGAAAAAGATCAAGCTGCGGGGAATCGATAAGGTCGGATGGCTGGTCACTTATACAGCCGCAGCTTACAATCTGCTTCGAGTCAAAACCCTGCAGGAGCAGTGTGCCTAA
- a CDS encoding serine hydrolase domain-containing protein — MPMTRRGLVQLAAAAPFFATRPMLGATDDLLRSQMRRSAGLLGLPGFIAGVVRDGRLSFVQADGFADLESQTPMRQDHIFYLASLTKTFSAVMMMQLVQEKKISLDDYVLDYPFLSLGLTPDRLVDPEVKLKHILSHSSQGKPGDNFVYSGSRYNFVYGVFEKLSGNTNHYLACAQEFRQRVEEPLGMTSTLAGYPADIKDRRIARIATPYFLDAAHPTATRDGGASGATTLFPSTGLLSTVDDLSKYMTALDENALLSSESYARLTTPYTLNDGRLSPYGLGWSTQTIGGHALHWHYGYGDSYSALLVRVPEKKTSFIFLSNTGAASAPFLLGYGNLLTSPFAVAFLDSVLPGLLSSADRDFSEMFLLRYTEAAFGRHPGEAKSLLRRLCSTAPARFQKSDGATIHLLSELSDPAFSKEMDSLAEAYREAGAFCPETSLAIADYYGKTGKVAKRDVILRQIADRTGYGEERATRDACVRLGTELLRSGKTEEGRKYLWMAARYAKTSGESIEAQERIVRSLKL, encoded by the coding sequence ATGCCTATGACTCGCCGCGGCCTTGTTCAGTTGGCCGCTGCTGCTCCCTTTTTCGCAACCAGGCCCATGCTCGGTGCGACCGATGATCTGTTGCGATCGCAGATGCGGCGGAGCGCCGGCTTGCTGGGGCTTCCTGGTTTTATCGCAGGTGTTGTCCGGGATGGAAGACTGTCCTTTGTCCAGGCCGACGGTTTTGCCGATCTGGAGAGCCAGACGCCAATGCGCCAGGATCATATCTTTTATCTGGCTTCTCTGACAAAAACGTTCAGTGCCGTGATGATGATGCAATTGGTCCAAGAGAAGAAGATCTCCCTGGACGACTACGTGCTGGATTATCCGTTTTTGTCCTTAGGCCTCACGCCAGATCGGCTGGTTGATCCGGAGGTGAAGCTCAAGCATATTCTCAGCCATAGTTCACAAGGCAAGCCCGGGGACAATTTTGTGTATAGCGGGAGCCGCTACAACTTTGTGTACGGGGTCTTTGAGAAGTTAAGCGGCAACACGAACCACTACCTGGCTTGTGCCCAAGAGTTTCGTCAGCGTGTCGAAGAACCGCTTGGCATGACATCGACTTTGGCCGGATATCCTGCGGACATTAAGGATCGGCGCATTGCTCGCATTGCGACGCCATACTTCCTCGATGCGGCGCATCCGACCGCGACCAGAGATGGCGGGGCATCTGGGGCGACGACCTTATTTCCTTCAACAGGACTGCTGAGCACGGTGGACGATCTTTCCAAATATATGACTGCGCTGGACGAGAATGCCCTGCTCTCCTCGGAAAGCTATGCGCGGCTGACCACGCCCTATACGCTGAACGACGGGCGTCTCAGCCCCTACGGCCTTGGGTGGAGCACGCAGACAATTGGCGGCCACGCACTGCATTGGCATTACGGCTATGGCGATTCCTATTCGGCTCTGCTGGTGCGAGTGCCTGAGAAGAAGACTTCTTTTATTTTTCTCTCGAATACGGGAGCAGCTTCGGCACCCTTTCTGCTGGGTTATGGCAACTTGCTGACCTCGCCATTTGCCGTCGCATTTCTGGACAGCGTGCTGCCGGGATTGCTCTCGAGTGCAGATCGAGATTTTTCGGAGATGTTTCTGCTGCGCTATACGGAAGCAGCTTTCGGGCGCCATCCGGGCGAGGCGAAGAGTCTTCTCAGAAGGCTGTGTTCCACCGCGCCAGCCCGATTCCAGAAAAGCGATGGGGCAACGATCCATCTTCTTTCTGAACTATCTGATCCAGCATTCTCAAAGGAGATGGACAGTCTGGCCGAAGCTTATCGCGAGGCCGGAGCTTTTTGTCCGGAGACCAGCCTGGCGATTGCTGATTACTACGGAAAGACCGGCAAGGTGGCGAAGCGGGATGTCATCCTTCGCCAGATTGCTGATCGCACAGGCTACGGCGAAGAGCGGGCGACGCGTGATGCCTGTGTCCGGCTTGGCACCGAACTCCTTCGAAGCGGAAAGACAGAAGAAGGCCGAAAGTATTTATGGATGGCAGCACGATATGCCAAGACAAGTGGCGAAAGTATCGAAGCTCAGGAACGAATTGTGCGGAGCTTGAAACTCTAA
- a CDS encoding DoxX family protein — translation MLRKLCTTANSRSLALLRVVLGGVFFAHGAQKMLGWFGGGGFSGTMSFLTDTMHIPALFAFLAIAAEFFGGLGLIVGLFTRIAAFGIGVEMVVAVALVHYPNGFFMNWSGNQKGEGFEYHLLAIAICLFLMDRGAGAFSIDQSLAASARHPHHEPSRSV, via the coding sequence ATGCTTCGCAAGCTTTGCACAACGGCCAATAGCCGCAGCCTGGCGCTTTTGAGAGTAGTGCTCGGGGGCGTTTTCTTTGCCCACGGTGCGCAAAAGATGCTTGGGTGGTTTGGAGGCGGCGGCTTTAGCGGAACGATGAGCTTTCTGACAGACACAATGCACATCCCCGCTCTCTTTGCCTTTCTTGCCATCGCCGCGGAATTCTTCGGCGGTCTTGGGTTGATCGTTGGTCTTTTCACTCGCATCGCCGCCTTCGGAATCGGTGTTGAGATGGTAGTAGCAGTCGCGCTCGTGCACTACCCCAATGGCTTTTTTATGAACTGGAGTGGCAATCAGAAAGGCGAAGGCTTTGAGTACCACCTTTTGGCAATCGCGATATGCCTCTTTTTGATGGACCGGGGAGCTGGGGCGTTCTCCATCGATCAAAGTCTGGCGGCTTCAGCACGCCATCCACACCATGAGCCCAGCCGTTCGGTCTAG
- a CDS encoding AraC family transcriptional regulator produces MNTRNHSGETGPALDPRHRVLREELARKIARFIGSEEKRVTDIPGLTLVRRTVPTAPACVTYKPSLAVIAQGQKRVDLGQTTFLYDESRFLLTSIDLPIVSQVIEATQETPFIALALDLEMTLVRELLSMEEVRTPPVQPDSPAMAIGKTTVELLSACCRLVDLLYSPADIPVLSGLIQREIIYRLLRGVEGARLRAIATHGDQSHRTAKAIAWLRANYAQPLRVEALAQIAGMGLSTLHHHFRALTAMSPLQYQKHLRLQAARGRMLIDGLDAATAAFEVGYESASQFNREYSRFFGQPPMRDIRSLRSSAAAPLEPVRVE; encoded by the coding sequence GTGAACACAAGAAATCACAGCGGGGAAACTGGTCCGGCGCTCGATCCGCGCCACCGTGTGCTCCGGGAGGAGTTAGCTCGCAAGATTGCCCGGTTCATCGGGTCTGAAGAGAAGCGGGTAACAGACATTCCTGGACTGACACTTGTCAGGCGAACCGTACCAACAGCGCCGGCCTGTGTGACTTACAAGCCGAGTCTGGCCGTGATCGCCCAGGGACAAAAACGTGTGGACCTGGGCCAAACCACCTTCCTCTACGATGAGTCGCGCTTCCTGCTCACCTCGATCGATCTGCCGATTGTCAGCCAAGTGATCGAAGCCACGCAAGAGACCCCGTTCATCGCCTTGGCGCTGGATCTCGAAATGACGTTGGTGCGGGAACTCCTCAGCATGGAGGAGGTGCGAACTCCCCCGGTGCAACCTGACAGTCCAGCCATGGCCATCGGCAAGACGACTGTCGAGTTACTGAGTGCCTGTTGCCGGTTAGTGGATCTGCTCTACTCACCGGCCGACATTCCCGTTCTCAGTGGCTTGATTCAGCGAGAAATCATCTATCGCTTGCTGCGAGGTGTGGAGGGCGCGCGCCTCCGTGCGATTGCAACACACGGAGATCAGAGCCACCGGACGGCGAAGGCGATCGCCTGGCTTCGGGCCAACTACGCACAACCCCTCCGGGTGGAAGCTCTCGCACAAATCGCGGGGATGGGCCTATCGACACTCCACCACCACTTCCGGGCCTTAACGGCGATGAGTCCATTGCAATATCAGAAACACCTTCGCCTGCAAGCAGCGCGAGGACGTATGCTCATTGATGGTTTGGACGCTGCCACTGCGGCCTTTGAGGTTGGATACGAAAGCGCCAGCCAGTTCAATCGTGAATACAGCCGTTTCTTCGGCCAACCACCGATGCGAGATATCCGAAGCCTGCGGTCCTCAGCCGCTGCACCGCTAGAGCCGGTCAGGGTTGAATGA
- a CDS encoding aldo/keto reductase — MQKRKLGKSGLEVSALGLGCMGMSFGYGPAGEEQEMISVIRAAVELGCTFFDTAEVYGPFANEELLGKALSPIREQVVIATKFGFHIDDNGKQAGLNSRPEHVKKVADASLRRLHTDVIDLFYQHRVDPAVPIEDVAGAVKDLIQAGKVRHFGLSEAGVQAIRRAHAVQPVTALQSEYSLWWREPEEEILPTLEELGIGFVPFSPLGKGYLTGKIDESTRFDSSDFRNTVPRFAPEARKANRAVVDLLETIAQRKNATTAQIALAWVLAQKPWMVPIPGTTKLHRLQENVAAASIELSAEDLQEMERMTSALTVQGARYSESAQRMINR; from the coding sequence ATGCAGAAGCGAAAACTTGGAAAGAGCGGCTTAGAGGTCTCGGCTTTGGGACTGGGTTGCATGGGGATGAGTTTCGGTTATGGTCCAGCCGGAGAGGAGCAGGAGATGATCTCTGTGATCCGGGCCGCCGTTGAACTTGGTTGCACCTTCTTTGATACCGCCGAAGTCTATGGTCCGTTTGCGAATGAGGAACTGCTGGGCAAGGCGCTCTCTCCGATTCGTGAGCAGGTTGTGATTGCAACGAAGTTCGGGTTTCATATCGACGACAACGGGAAGCAGGCTGGCTTGAATAGCCGGCCAGAGCACGTCAAGAAAGTTGCAGACGCATCGCTCCGGCGACTTCACACCGACGTCATTGATCTCTTCTATCAACACCGGGTGGATCCAGCAGTACCAATCGAGGATGTGGCGGGAGCGGTGAAAGACCTCATCCAAGCAGGTAAGGTGAGGCACTTTGGACTCTCGGAGGCAGGGGTGCAGGCGATTCGCCGTGCTCATGCGGTGCAGCCGGTCACCGCCCTTCAGAGCGAATACTCTCTCTGGTGGCGGGAGCCGGAAGAGGAGATTCTTCCGACTCTCGAAGAGCTCGGAATTGGTTTTGTTCCTTTTAGCCCGCTTGGCAAGGGCTATCTAACGGGCAAGATTGACGAGAGCACACGTTTTGACAGTAGCGACTTCCGCAATACCGTACCTCGCTTTGCCCCGGAGGCTCGGAAGGCGAACCGGGCGGTGGTGGATCTTCTGGAGACGATCGCGCAGCGCAAGAATGCGACCACTGCTCAGATCGCGCTTGCCTGGGTACTTGCTCAAAAGCCGTGGATGGTGCCGATTCCGGGTACGACCAAACTGCATCGATTGCAAGAGAACGTAGCGGCTGCCTCGATCGAACTGAGCGCAGAGGATCTCCAGGAGATGGAGCGTATGACCTCTGCGCTTACGGTGCAGGGCGCTCGCTACTCTGAGAGCGCACAACGGATGATTAACCGGTAA